The following are encoded together in the Thunnus albacares chromosome 7, fThuAlb1.1, whole genome shotgun sequence genome:
- the cib2 gene encoding calcium and integrin-binding family member 2 isoform X1: protein MRVPTRARLRVDSYRSTPDHVPLPHRSHCKWQDCTFFTRKEILRLHGRYHELAPHLVPMDYTNDPDCKLPLALIVNMPELKENPFRNRIVESFSEDGMGNLSFNEFVDMFSVLSEMAPRELKAIYAFKIYDFNVDNYLCKEDLEKTLNKLTKEELTPEEVVLVCEKTIEEADLDGDNKLSFADFENMISRAPDFLSTFHIRI from the exons ATGCGTGTGCCAACACGTGCACGCCTTCGTGTAGACAGCTACAGATCAACACCAGATCATGTTCCCCTGCCTCATCGTTCCCATTGCAAGTGGCAG GATTGCACGTTTTTCACTCGCAAGGAAATCTTGCG gTTGCACGGCAGGTACCATGAGTTGGCTCCACATCTTGTACCAATGGACTACACCAATGATCCTGATTGTAAATTGCCTTTAGCCTTGATAGTCAACATGCCAGAGTTAAAG GAAAACCCATTCCGCAACAGGATAGTAGAGTCTTTCTCAGAGGATGGGATGGGGAATCTCAGCTTCAATGAATTTGTGGATATGTTCTCAGTCCTCAGTGAAATGGCTCCTAGGGAACTGAAGGCCATATATGCCTTCAAAATATACG ATTTCAATGTGGATAATTACCTGTGCAAAGAGGACCTGGAAAAGACTCTGAATAAGCTGACAAAGGAGGAGTTGACTCCTGAGGAGGTGGTGCTGGTGTGTGAGAAAACCATCGAGGAGGCTGATTTGGACGGAGACAACAAACTCTCCTTTGCtgattttgaaaatatgatatCTAGGGCTCCCGACTTTTTAAG TACCTTCCATATACGAATCTGA
- the cib2 gene encoding calcium and integrin-binding family member 2 isoform X2: MGNKQTIFTDEQLDAYQDCTFFTRKEILRLHGRYHELAPHLVPMDYTNDPDCKLPLALIVNMPELKENPFRNRIVESFSEDGMGNLSFNEFVDMFSVLSEMAPRELKAIYAFKIYDFNVDNYLCKEDLEKTLNKLTKEELTPEEVVLVCEKTIEEADLDGDNKLSFADFENMISRAPDFLSTFHIRI, encoded by the exons GATTGCACGTTTTTCACTCGCAAGGAAATCTTGCG gTTGCACGGCAGGTACCATGAGTTGGCTCCACATCTTGTACCAATGGACTACACCAATGATCCTGATTGTAAATTGCCTTTAGCCTTGATAGTCAACATGCCAGAGTTAAAG GAAAACCCATTCCGCAACAGGATAGTAGAGTCTTTCTCAGAGGATGGGATGGGGAATCTCAGCTTCAATGAATTTGTGGATATGTTCTCAGTCCTCAGTGAAATGGCTCCTAGGGAACTGAAGGCCATATATGCCTTCAAAATATACG ATTTCAATGTGGATAATTACCTGTGCAAAGAGGACCTGGAAAAGACTCTGAATAAGCTGACAAAGGAGGAGTTGACTCCTGAGGAGGTGGTGCTGGTGTGTGAGAAAACCATCGAGGAGGCTGATTTGGACGGAGACAACAAACTCTCCTTTGCtgattttgaaaatatgatatCTAGGGCTCCCGACTTTTTAAG TACCTTCCATATACGAATCTGA
- the cib2 gene encoding calcium and integrin-binding family member 2 isoform X3, translated as MDYTNDPDCKLPLALIVNMPELKENPFRNRIVESFSEDGMGNLSFNEFVDMFSVLSEMAPRELKAIYAFKIYDFNVDNYLCKEDLEKTLNKLTKEELTPEEVVLVCEKTIEEADLDGDNKLSFADFENMISRAPDFLSTFHIRI; from the exons ATGGACTACACCAATGATCCTGATTGTAAATTGCCTTTAGCCTTGATAGTCAACATGCCAGAGTTAAAG GAAAACCCATTCCGCAACAGGATAGTAGAGTCTTTCTCAGAGGATGGGATGGGGAATCTCAGCTTCAATGAATTTGTGGATATGTTCTCAGTCCTCAGTGAAATGGCTCCTAGGGAACTGAAGGCCATATATGCCTTCAAAATATACG ATTTCAATGTGGATAATTACCTGTGCAAAGAGGACCTGGAAAAGACTCTGAATAAGCTGACAAAGGAGGAGTTGACTCCTGAGGAGGTGGTGCTGGTGTGTGAGAAAACCATCGAGGAGGCTGATTTGGACGGAGACAACAAACTCTCCTTTGCtgattttgaaaatatgatatCTAGGGCTCCCGACTTTTTAAG TACCTTCCATATACGAATCTGA
- the LOC122985847 gene encoding LOW QUALITY PROTEIN: SH2 domain-containing protein 7-like (The sequence of the model RefSeq protein was modified relative to this genomic sequence to represent the inferred CDS: deleted 1 base in 1 codon), with product MSSVYISHVGSHSLRTTSVGGYRRLEVERSILMFVEMTPGSNQTISRKGLERNFCIAHKQQTPRSDKICHFSGSRTKNQKQTKAPCLRNCLKFRFKDRTSMEQREQHADSLAEGRLRELASKWFIETQLPLVVQNGFFPAWFMGFISRKDAEEILREKELGCFLIRLSDKAIGYILSYRGRDRCRHFVINQSESGQFVVTGDTEGHNTVPDLIEYYKTRPIEPFGEYLTSSCFEGLNEELYDIIQVRHEEKPVASVRAVRNVQKQQSSSASEQQPTRPPKTNRTLQEVPPLPRRSRHLESAPVNDQDNVLYAQLMKQPPREIPRAQHISQDNLTVRSTTQDQIIGRCSPPSRPAVTVYSELGLLDYKSRSLPLLDHSSDGEHSHRLSAPPCTPPRLSPKPNRQAKSYGPTAETTDACSRSLDYVSESAVYHLAGRPHTTSTETRSLTPEMHSDSVYAEVTAEALVSRLPHNNTYELIPGHKDTTDTYEPLEDIRPKHQHSCWGLKNDKWKWLFPDAKKKW from the exons ATGTCATCTGTCTATATCTCTCATGTAGGGTCACACTCCCTCAGAACAACTTCGGTAGGAGGATACAGA AGATTAGAAGTTGAGagaagcattttaatgtttgttgAAATGACACCAGGTTCAAACCAAACAATCTCCAGGAAAG GGCTTGAAAGGAATTTCTGCATAgcacacaaacaacagacacCCAGATCTGATAAGATCTGCCACTTTTCAGGGTCAAGGACAAAGAATCAGAAGCAGACGAAAGCACCCTGCCTCAGGAACTGTCTGAAGTTTCGCTTCAAG GACCGGACGAGCATGGAGCAAAGGGAACAACATGCGGATTCTCTTGCTGAAGGAAGACTCAGGGAACTGGCTTCGAAGTGGTTCATTGAGACTCAATTGCCACTCGTTGTTCAAAACGGCTTCTTCCCCGCCTGGTTCATGGGCTTCATCTCCAGAAA GGATGCTGAAGAAATACTCAGAGAAAAGGAGCTTGGCTGTTTCCTGATCCGTCTCAGTGATAAGGCCATCGGGTACATACTGTCTTATAG AGGCAGGGATCGGTGTCGACACTTTGTGATAAACCAAAGTGAATCAGGGCAGTTTGTAGTCACTGGAGACACTGAGGGACACAACACCGTCCCTGATCTGATAGAATACTACAAGACAAGGCCCATTGAGCCTTTTGGAGAGTATCTGACCTCTTCGTGTTTTGAG ggGCTGAATGAAGAGCTGTATGATATCATCCAGGTTAGACATGAAGAAAAGCCCGTGGCCTCCGTCAGAGCTGTGAGGAAcgtacaaaaacaacaaagtagcTCGGCCTCAGAGCAGCAACCTACACGGCCACCAAAAACCAACAGGACATTACAG GAAGTACCACCTTTGCCAAGGAGAAGCAGGCACCTTGAGAGCGCCCCGGTGAATGACCAGGACAATGTTTTGTATGCTCAGCTCATGAAGCAACCACCCAGGGAGATACCTAGAGCCCAACACATCTCTCAGGACAATTTAACTGTGAGGTCCACAACCCAGGATCAGATCATCGGCAGGTGCAGTCCTCCTTCCAGACCAGCAGTCACTGTGTACTCTGAGCTCGGCCTACTGGACTACAAGAGCAGGTCTCTGCCCCTCCTGGACCACAGCTCTGATGGAGAACATTCACACAGGCTGAGCGCTCCCCCCTGCACACCACCGAGACTTTCCCCTAAACCCAACAGACAAGCCAAAAGCTATGGCCCAACAGCAGAGACGACAGACGCCTGCAGCCGCAGCCTGGACTACGTGAGTGAGAGTGCTGTCTACCACCTGGCTGGCAGGCCACACACTACATCCACTGAGACCAGATCTTTGACACCAGAGATGCACAGTGATTCAGTGTACGCTGAGGTCACCGCTGAAGCCCTTGTTAGCCGCTTGCCTCATAACAACACTTATGAGCTGATTCCTGGCCACAAGGACACAACCGACACTTACGAGCCTCTGGAGGACATCAGACCCAAACATCAGCACTCATGCTGGGGATTAAAG AATGACAAATGGAAATGGCTCTTTCCTGACGCCAAGAAGAAATGGTGA